The stretch of DNA TGGGTGCCAGTAAAGCGGTCAGCAGCACATCCGCACAGGCGAACGTCGCGATCAGCACTCCGAGCCACAACCTGGGCTTGAGGGCCACTTGAAACCGCCAATTGGCCAGTTTCTGAAAAGTTGAACCTGTGTGGAATACTTCGGGAATCATTCGATCGAAACCCATTTCTGTATGGGCCACTCGACGCAATCTCCACTGGCCCTTCAGCCTGAGCACTTGATCTGCCAGAGAGAGAGCAGCGGCCGGTTGCCTCGATTGCAACATCGATTCCACCAGCCATGCCAGAGGAAAGATTTTGATCACCACACCAGCGAGCAGCCAGAGAGGCAGGCTCATGCGCCAGCCTGTGGCATCTGCTAGAGTGACACTCAGACCACGAAGCATCAGCCCGATGGTCAATGCTCCCAATAGGCCCAGCGTCAACAGCCCATACCCTAACCATCTGGCGAATTCAAACTGCCGATGACCTTCAGAATGTGTCAGACTCCTGGTCGTGTACTGAGCCAATCCCAGGGCGATCATGGTGGCAGTTGTTGCAAGCAGCAGGCTGGTCACCACTTCGTTCAATAAAATCGAGCGCTGTCGGCCACCTTGCCACATGTATTGTCCCATCCCCCCAGCATCTTGAATGATCAGCCAGACGAGTGGCGAGAACATCACACCCGCCAGTACCAGCCACAGGCCTCCTCCGACAACACTCAAACTTTCCAGCTTCGAGTGACGATTTTCAGTCGAATTTTGATGTGGCTGAAAATTGCCTGTGACGAAAAAGCTGTGCTGAGTTTGACCAGCGAGTGCCAGCAGTAACGCGATCACGGCTGGAAAAATCACCAGTTTTAAGGTCTGGTTCAACGGTAAACCTCCCGCATGATCGACAAAGAGATCATCAGTCCATGTTCTCACCCCCAGAAGTGCACTCAGTTCAAACTCCTGAAAAGTGAACAGCAGCACGAGAGCGAGAGCCCATTTCCAGCGCGACCATGAGCCGCGAAACCGAGACCATAGAGGTAAGGGGCGATGCTTTCGGGCCAAGTCCCGACCGAGCCACTCCGCAGAGGATGTTGACTCTTGCCGAGGCCCGCACCAAATCAGCAGCAGGGCCAGAGGCGTCATCCGCGTCAGCAGTAACCCCTGATAGACCAGTTCGCCTTCGATAATGGAAAGTCCGGTACGATTCCATGCGTATGTCAGGAGCAGGGGAGGCACCATCCACACGATGACAGCAAGGGCTGCGATCAACGGTCTGATGAGCACAGAAAATCTGGTCTCAGTTCGCCAGAGAGAGGCCATCGACCAAGCCAAAGGCCACGCGAGACTCGTGACGAGAATCGCTCGCAATAACGTGAGGATGACCGATTCTGTCATTCTCATCGAACGACATCCTCTTGCCTTAACCAGTTGACGGCCTGCTGACGGGCCTTGGTCAGCTCTCCATTTTCGACCATTGTCGCGAGGGGCCAGGCCTGTCGGCGAAGAGTCATCCACGGCTTCACTTCTTCGGGAAGCTGCTCTTCAGCGACTGTTCCCAGTGGTATCTGCCGGGCTCCCGATTGAGCAAGTGCCAGTTCGATTTCCGGTGAAAGGAGATACTCGATAAGTTGGATGGCTTCCGGCCTGAGCTGATTTTCCTTCAGCCGACGATGAGCAATCAAGGCCACAGTATTCGGGATGAGGATGGGTCGATTTCCATAAAGAAGCGGAAACATGGAAACAGCCGCCCCTTCGTCAATCGCCGAAAACGCATCATCAGTATCGGTCCAACCCAATGCCGCCGCATTTTGAGCCACGAGGTTTTTGACGGCACCATTTCCGGCCACCACTCGCAAATGCCGCTGACTCACGGCCTCCCGCAGGGACTTCTGAATCGTCTCCAATCCCACCTTCTGTATCATCAGGCTCACTTGAGTCAACGTCGTACCGTACAGTGGCCTGGCAATGGCAACGCGCGAAAGATCGCCCTGCTTTTCGAAATACTCGGCGAACAACTCGGCCGGTGCTCGGTCGGGCTGTTCCTTCTTTAGCTGTGAAACGAATTCATCCGTCGCGATCCAGACACGCGCCCGCGCGGCAAAACCTGTCCAGCGGCCCCGAGCATCGCGATCTCCAGGCGATCGCGCTTTCCAGCCAGGCCCCTGATGTGCGATCAGCCGGTCTTTCTCGGCGAGTGCGACCATGCCTAAAAGCTCGTTGTTCCAGAAGAGGTCGCATTCTGTCGTGGCACCTTCACTGATCAATTGATCGACTAGACC from Planctopirus ephydatiae encodes:
- a CDS encoding type 2 periplasmic-binding domain-containing protein produces the protein MSGSNHRENSARLWWPLAMVGALGLFIFWSWIQQPAPTSLVVFCAHDAVYAEPILRQFTEKTGIPVVVRYDTEATKSLGLVDQLISEGATTECDLFWNNELLGMVALAEKDRLIAHQGPGWKARSPGDRDARGRWTGFAARARVWIATDEFVSQLKKEQPDRAPAELFAEYFEKQGDLSRVAIARPLYGTTLTQVSLMIQKVGLETIQKSLREAVSQRHLRVVAGNGAVKNLVAQNAAALGWTDTDDAFSAIDEGAAVSMFPLLYGNRPILIPNTVALIAHRRLKENQLRPEAIQLIEYLLSPEIELALAQSGARQIPLGTVAEEQLPEEVKPWMTLRRQAWPLATMVENGELTKARQQAVNWLRQEDVVR